The Sedimentisphaera salicampi genome includes a region encoding these proteins:
- the plsX gene encoding phosphate acyltransferase PlsX, with translation MRVALDVMGGDGAPGVNIEGALLAAKEIEKGDAIYLVGPEEIVKNKLSEFKNASKFDNLEIIHAPEVIGMEEPPVEAIKKKRSSSIAVMAKMASKGEVDAIVSAGNTGACVAASQLRMRNLPGVNRPGIAVVFPTKTGPHVVCDVGANVSCKPINIYQYAIMASVYSSQMLGIEKPRVGLLSIGEEESKGNEVTKKTRALLRDDEDLNFIGNIEGRDVFKGVCDVTVCEGFVGNIVLKLTEGLVDHLFGAIRDELKKENMLFALKFKGMMKRFYKKYDYHEYGGALLLGVNGTSVICHGSSVPRSIKNAVLAAERFTNKQINDQIVDWLSSRSVETPQ, from the coding sequence ATGCGAGTTGCCTTGGACGTAATGGGCGGAGACGGAGCTCCCGGGGTTAATATTGAAGGAGCCCTGCTCGCTGCTAAGGAAATTGAAAAGGGCGATGCCATATATCTGGTAGGCCCCGAAGAGATTGTTAAAAACAAACTCAGTGAATTCAAAAATGCCTCTAAGTTTGACAATCTTGAGATAATCCACGCACCGGAAGTAATCGGTATGGAAGAACCTCCTGTGGAGGCGATTAAGAAGAAACGCAGCAGCTCTATTGCTGTTATGGCGAAGATGGCGTCCAAAGGTGAGGTAGATGCTATAGTTTCTGCGGGCAATACAGGAGCCTGCGTAGCTGCAAGTCAGCTCAGAATGAGAAATCTTCCCGGCGTGAACAGGCCGGGTATTGCAGTTGTTTTCCCTACAAAAACAGGCCCGCACGTTGTATGTGATGTTGGGGCGAATGTGTCCTGCAAGCCGATCAACATATATCAGTATGCGATTATGGCAAGCGTTTATTCAAGTCAGATGCTTGGTATAGAAAAGCCGAGAGTGGGGCTATTGAGTATAGGTGAGGAGGAAAGCAAAGGCAATGAGGTTACAAAGAAAACACGTGCGCTTTTAAGAGACGATGAAGACCTAAACTTCATTGGAAACATTGAAGGAAGGGATGTTTTTAAGGGTGTTTGCGATGTTACAGTTTGCGAGGGTTTTGTTGGTAATATTGTGTTAAAGCTAACCGAGGGGCTTGTTGACCACCTCTTCGGGGCTATAAGAGATGAACTGAAAAAAGAAAATATGCTCTTTGCCCTTAAATTCAAGGGTATGATGAAGCGTTTTTACAAGAAATACGACTATCATGAGTATGGAGGTGCGCTGCTTCTGGGCGTGAACGGAACTTCTGTTATATGCCACGGGTCGAGTGTGCCACGTTCTATAAAGAATGCAGTGCTTGCAGCCGAGAGATTCACAAACAAACAAATAAACGACCAGATAGTTGATTGGCTGTCCAGCAGGTCTGTGGAGACTCCGCAATGA
- the rpmF gene encoding 50S ribosomal protein L32, translated as MQPVKKTSRSRTRTRRAHHALRPVNYSVCQQCGESKLPHAACGNCGYYNKKISIDIDTEAAS; from the coding sequence ATGCAGCCAGTAAAAAAGACGAGTCGTTCCCGCACTAGGACAAGAAGAGCTCATCACGCCCTTCGCCCTGTGAACTACTCTGTATGCCAGCAGTGTGGCGAGTCTAAGCTGCCTCATGCGGCCTGCGGAAACTGCGGGTACTACAACAAGAAGATAAGTATTGATATCGATACGGAGGCCGCAAGCTGA
- the accD gene encoding acetyl-CoA carboxylase, carboxyltransferase subunit beta, translating to MAKKPRSNWGGFSLNPRLEMPEGVWMQCSSCKNTLYCKAVASNMHICTECGQHFRIDADTRIKQLADESSFEEFDSELISSDPLNFHFRGTSYKDRLRTDAEKSGSTEAVKIGRAFIKGRRVILGVMDSSFLMGSMGEVVGEKFCRAAERAVEEKVPLIMVVCSGGARMHEGVISVQQMAKTSAALSRLDDAGGLFIPILTDPTTGGVTASFAMLGDIIAAEPGALIGFAGPRVIKQTINVDLPEGFQRSEFLLEHGFVDMIIDRRDLRKELAKLIDYLWNK from the coding sequence ATGGCAAAAAAACCAAGGTCTAACTGGGGCGGTTTTTCGCTCAACCCCCGGCTTGAAATGCCAGAAGGCGTTTGGATGCAGTGCAGCAGCTGCAAAAACACGCTCTACTGCAAGGCCGTAGCTTCGAATATGCATATCTGCACAGAATGCGGTCAGCATTTCCGCATTGATGCCGATACAAGGATAAAACAGCTCGCAGATGAAAGCTCATTTGAAGAGTTCGATTCTGAGCTGATCAGCTCAGACCCTCTGAATTTTCACTTCCGGGGAACGAGCTATAAAGACAGACTCAGAACAGATGCCGAAAAAAGCGGCTCCACAGAGGCAGTAAAAATCGGGCGCGCATTCATAAAAGGCCGAAGGGTGATCCTCGGAGTTATGGATTCGAGTTTCCTGATGGGCTCAATGGGCGAGGTAGTAGGCGAGAAATTCTGCCGAGCGGCAGAAAGAGCTGTTGAGGAAAAAGTGCCTTTGATAATGGTGGTATGCAGCGGCGGAGCAAGGATGCACGAGGGGGTAATCTCGGTGCAGCAGATGGCAAAAACCAGCGCCGCCCTTTCCCGGCTCGATGATGCGGGAGGGCTTTTCATCCCCATCCTCACGGACCCCACAACAGGCGGAGTAACAGCGAGCTTTGCGATGCTGGGCGATATTATTGCAGCAGAGCCCGGAGCCCTTATCGGCTTTGCAGGCCCGAGAGTTATCAAGCAGACGATAAACGTTGATTTGCCTGAAGGATTTCAGAGAAGCGAATTCCTCCTTGAACACGGGTTCGTGGATATGATAATAGACAGAAGAGATTTGCGGAAAGAGCTTGCAAAACTCATAGATTATTTATGGAACAAATGA
- the hisC gene encoding histidinol-phosphate transaminase, with product MEQMMGYFRENIENLEAYVPGYQPAGNDVIKLNTNENAYGPSPKAGEALKNFSPDELRKYPQPSADKFRKIAAEVNNVGIDNIICTNGGDELLTLAFRAFTDEKRNVCWASPTYSLYDELSGIQGCSALRVTYQPDEAVQKIAEISASLSILCNPNAPTGDFITPDRISMLAARLEGLGILLIDEAYVDFAPASCAPLVKEFDNIIVLRSMSKGYGLAGLRFGYGIVSENLLEGLNKVRDSYNVNRLSVEIASAALADQNYFRKTVEKIKQQRETLRVELVKLGFEVNKSHTNFVLAQHPEAKQIYNKLFEAGIIVRYFDLDGLRDKLRITVGTNNQNNKLLDTLSTILPAL from the coding sequence ATGGAACAAATGATGGGCTATTTCAGAGAAAATATTGAAAATTTAGAGGCCTATGTTCCCGGTTACCAGCCGGCAGGAAATGATGTTATAAAGCTCAACACCAATGAGAATGCATACGGGCCATCTCCAAAGGCGGGAGAAGCCCTTAAAAACTTCAGTCCGGACGAGCTTCGCAAATATCCTCAGCCCTCGGCAGATAAATTCCGCAAGATTGCCGCTGAGGTAAACAACGTCGGCATAGACAACATAATCTGCACCAACGGCGGAGATGAACTGCTCACGCTCGCTTTCAGGGCTTTCACAGATGAAAAACGAAACGTATGCTGGGCATCGCCCACTTATTCACTCTACGACGAGCTTTCAGGTATTCAGGGCTGCTCGGCACTTCGAGTAACATATCAGCCGGATGAGGCCGTGCAGAAAATCGCAGAGATATCCGCTTCGCTGAGCATCCTGTGCAATCCGAACGCCCCCACAGGCGATTTCATCACGCCTGACAGAATCTCAATGCTTGCGGCAAGGCTTGAAGGGCTCGGAATCCTGCTGATAGACGAGGCGTATGTGGATTTCGCTCCGGCAAGCTGCGCACCGCTTGTGAAAGAATTCGACAATATAATCGTGCTCAGGTCTATGTCTAAGGGGTACGGGCTTGCAGGGCTTCGCTTCGGATACGGGATCGTATCGGAGAATCTGCTTGAAGGGCTCAATAAGGTGCGCGATTCGTACAACGTAAACCGGCTTTCGGTGGAGATCGCCTCCGCAGCCCTCGCTGATCAGAACTACTTCCGCAAAACGGTTGAAAAGATAAAACAGCAGAGAGAAACGCTTCGCGTTGAGCTGGTGAAACTCGGCTTTGAGGTGAATAAGAGCCATACAAACTTCGTGCTGGCCCAGCATCCAGAAGCAAAGCAGATATACAATAAGCTTTTCGAAGCAGGCATCATAGTTCGCTATTTCGACCTTGACGGTCTTCGAGATAAGCTTAGGATTACCGTAGGAACAAATAATCAAAACAACAAACTGCTCGACACCCTGAGCACGATACTACCAGCCCTTTAG
- the hisB gene encoding imidazoleglycerol-phosphate dehydratase HisB, whose product MSERKAEINRKTTETQVNLSVDLDGKGICKANTGIGFLDHMLAHLSKHSGIDITVKAAGDYEVDSHHTCEDAAICLGTAFNEALGDKRGINRYGWASVPMEDALANTSVDISGRPFLAYNVQFSSSRIGSFDVELLEEFLRSFTNSARINMHINVPYGTNNHHIAESVFKALGQAFGIAVKVTGDEIPSTKGVL is encoded by the coding sequence ATGTCTGAAAGGAAGGCAGAGATAAACCGCAAAACCACCGAAACGCAGGTAAACCTGAGCGTCGATCTGGACGGGAAGGGCATCTGCAAAGCCAACACCGGCATCGGTTTTCTCGACCATATGCTTGCCCATTTAAGCAAACACAGCGGGATTGACATTACTGTCAAAGCCGCTGGAGATTATGAAGTTGACAGCCACCATACCTGCGAGGATGCCGCAATCTGCCTTGGCACAGCATTCAACGAGGCTCTGGGCGATAAACGCGGAATTAACAGATACGGCTGGGCAAGCGTTCCTATGGAAGACGCCCTGGCGAATACCTCTGTTGATATATCAGGACGCCCTTTCCTTGCGTATAATGTGCAATTTTCGAGCAGCAGGATAGGCTCGTTTGATGTGGAGCTGCTGGAAGAATTTCTGCGGTCTTTCACAAATTCTGCGAGAATAAATATGCATATAAATGTGCCTTACGGAACGAACAACCATCACATAGCTGAATCCGTGTTCAAGGCTCTCGGACAGGCCTTTGGAATTGCGGTGAAAGTTACAGGAGACGAAATACCAAGTACGAAAGGTGTGCTGTGA
- the ispF gene encoding 2-C-methyl-D-erythritol 2,4-cyclodiphosphate synthase, which yields MKVVDTTFEYRTGLGTDIHRLDEDEKLFLGGVEIPFDKGLVGHSDGDVVIHAVIDAILGAACIGDIGEFFPNSDERYHNIDSKKLLSFVIEITESEKWEFVNIDIVIKAEEPNLSAYKKQIKRSIADICGADFAKVNIKAKTNEGMGAVGRCEAIEAMAMVLLRRAVKNKF from the coding sequence GTGAAAGTAGTTGATACAACCTTTGAATACAGAACGGGTCTGGGTACAGATATCCACAGGCTCGACGAGGACGAAAAATTGTTCCTCGGAGGTGTTGAAATCCCTTTTGACAAGGGCCTCGTAGGCCACAGCGACGGGGATGTAGTGATTCATGCTGTAATAGATGCCATACTCGGGGCTGCTTGCATTGGTGATATAGGCGAATTTTTCCCGAACAGCGACGAAAGATACCACAATATAGACAGCAAAAAGCTGCTTTCGTTCGTAATAGAGATAACCGAATCGGAGAAATGGGAATTCGTTAATATTGATATAGTAATAAAGGCTGAAGAACCCAACCTTTCTGCTTATAAGAAGCAGATAAAGAGGAGCATTGCAGATATATGCGGTGCGGACTTTGCGAAGGTAAACATAAAGGCCAAAACAAACGAAGGTATGGGTGCTGTGGGCAGATGCGAGGCTATTGAAGCAATGGCTATGGTGCTCCTGAGAAGAGCTGTTAAGAATAAATTTTAA
- the nadC gene encoding carboxylating nicotinate-nucleotide diphosphorylase: MKIKPIEIERVLPLIKFAVEEDFGGGDHTTRITIPPDSNARTYLRAREDLVFCGREVAELVLQEYSSELHIEFFAGDGHFAKKGESIATVYGPLRAMLSAERVLLNFLQRLCGVSTATKRYVDIIKGTGAGIYDTRKTTPGWRELEKFAVRCGGGFNHRYNLSDAVMLKDNHFAHLGEDHESQLRRFVDMSKALEGVKFVCVEVDELAEQFHTVLKVKGVDIILLDNMSPEQMSYAVEVRNETAPNKELEASGGITEQTLRAVAETGVDRISIGALTHGARSVDLGLDDN; the protein is encoded by the coding sequence ATGAAAATTAAACCAATAGAGATTGAAAGAGTCCTGCCGCTGATAAAATTCGCAGTTGAAGAAGATTTCGGCGGGGGCGACCACACCACAAGGATAACAATACCTCCAGACAGCAACGCGAGAACATACCTCAGAGCGAGGGAAGACTTGGTTTTCTGCGGGCGTGAGGTAGCAGAGCTTGTTCTGCAGGAATACAGCAGCGAGCTTCATATTGAGTTCTTCGCTGGCGATGGGCACTTTGCAAAGAAAGGCGAATCCATCGCAACTGTTTACGGGCCTCTTCGAGCAATGCTCAGCGCAGAGAGGGTTCTTCTGAATTTCCTCCAGAGGCTCTGCGGGGTATCAACGGCAACAAAGAGATACGTTGACATTATCAAAGGCACAGGTGCAGGCATCTACGATACCCGCAAAACCACTCCGGGCTGGCGTGAGCTGGAGAAATTTGCCGTCAGATGCGGCGGCGGCTTCAACCATCGCTACAACCTCTCTGATGCTGTTATGCTCAAAGACAACCACTTTGCCCACCTCGGTGAAGACCACGAATCACAGCTCAGAAGATTCGTAGATATGAGCAAGGCCTTGGAAGGGGTTAAATTTGTATGCGTTGAGGTTGATGAGCTTGCAGAGCAGTTTCATACTGTTCTCAAGGTAAAGGGCGTTGATATAATCCTTCTGGACAATATGAGCCCCGAGCAGATGTCTTACGCTGTTGAAGTGCGAAACGAAACCGCCCCAAACAAAGAGCTCGAAGCCAGCGGCGGGATCACCGAACAAACCCTGCGCGCTGTAGCTGAAACGGGCGTTGACAGAATATCCATAGGAGCCCTTACCCACGGGGCAAGATCAGTGGATCTGGGGCTCGATGATAATTAG
- a CDS encoding RICIN domain-containing protein — protein sequence MKKSGISILTSALLLFIPCMGWSAQNVVIDKSTCWGEWEGWGCSLCWWAAEFGHRHDLADILFTYDYTDLNGKSLPGLGMNIVRYNAGACSWNSINGTEMQESPNIHDTRQMEGFWIDWLSSDPYSASWDWSVDDRQRQMLQKAKARGANRFELFSNSPMWWMCKNNNPSGSESGSEDNLAQDRFDDHAVYMATVAKYYQEHFGVSFTTVDPFNEPIADWWDADNNQEGCHFDRSSQAQIISLLRNELDSRGLSELKISASDESHFSMALSTLDAFKAETKSKIGQTNVHGYQRTNGPREELYYRNAGKRLWNSEYGGNDLTGIEMAKNICLDFRYLHPNAWCYWQPLDWANWGLIDANLPNSWVGQAENKFFALAQFTRKIQQGDLILNSGREDMVVSCSPEKERLVIVVVNDSETENYTFDLSAFQAAEGPVKNWRTLADSSEQYQRKSDIAISGKSFTAEIAENSIHTFVVKNFVQPAETIGNKPKPGFWYRITPQHSGKCIEVNGSSSADGANVEQNSFSGGENQQWKLEDAEEGFFRITPRHAQDKCLSVKNQSAGNGASLQQLSYTGHTSQKWRLVPSEDGKFSLTAQNSEKAMDVSSVSSDDGANIIQWPGSGNDNQRFEFAEIEPVCSISPAQGDINEDCKVNLADLEIAAENWLYDCLGSGMEEMLGAECSVNLAHLAIIADNWQITGLQD from the coding sequence GTGAAAAAATCAGGCATATCAATACTCACTTCAGCTTTACTGCTGTTTATTCCGTGCATGGGCTGGTCTGCTCAGAATGTTGTTATAGATAAATCCACCTGCTGGGGAGAATGGGAAGGATGGGGCTGTTCGCTTTGCTGGTGGGCGGCTGAATTCGGCCACCGCCACGACCTTGCAGATATACTTTTCACCTACGACTATACCGATTTAAACGGGAAATCTTTGCCCGGGCTCGGAATGAATATCGTTCGCTATAATGCCGGTGCGTGCAGCTGGAATTCAATCAACGGCACTGAGATGCAGGAATCGCCTAATATTCATGACACACGACAGATGGAAGGCTTCTGGATAGACTGGCTCAGCAGCGATCCATATTCTGCAAGCTGGGACTGGTCTGTCGATGACCGGCAGCGGCAGATGCTCCAGAAAGCCAAGGCCAGAGGTGCAAACCGTTTTGAGCTTTTCTCCAACTCGCCGATGTGGTGGATGTGCAAAAATAACAACCCCTCCGGCTCAGAATCCGGTTCCGAAGACAATCTCGCTCAGGACAGATTCGATGACCACGCAGTGTATATGGCCACTGTAGCGAAGTATTACCAAGAACATTTCGGAGTAAGCTTCACTACCGTTGACCCCTTCAACGAACCAATCGCAGACTGGTGGGATGCTGATAATAATCAGGAAGGCTGTCATTTCGACCGTTCCTCGCAGGCTCAAATTATCAGCCTTTTGCGAAATGAGCTGGATTCCCGCGGTCTTTCTGAACTGAAAATATCCGCTTCCGATGAATCACATTTCTCGATGGCACTTAGCACCCTCGACGCCTTCAAGGCTGAGACAAAATCAAAAATTGGTCAGACAAACGTGCACGGCTATCAACGGACAAACGGACCAAGAGAAGAGCTCTACTACAGGAATGCAGGCAAGAGGCTGTGGAACAGCGAGTATGGCGGGAACGATCTGACAGGAATCGAAATGGCAAAAAATATATGCCTTGATTTTCGCTACCTCCACCCCAATGCATGGTGCTATTGGCAGCCGCTGGACTGGGCAAACTGGGGGCTTATTGATGCAAACCTGCCAAACAGCTGGGTTGGGCAGGCTGAAAACAAATTCTTCGCTCTCGCTCAGTTCACCCGCAAAATTCAGCAGGGAGACCTAATCCTGAACAGCGGACGAGAAGATATGGTTGTAAGCTGCAGCCCTGAAAAGGAGAGGCTCGTGATCGTTGTGGTAAACGACAGCGAAACTGAGAACTACACCTTCGATTTATCGGCCTTTCAGGCAGCAGAAGGCCCTGTAAAAAACTGGCGCACCCTCGCTGATTCAAGCGAGCAATATCAGCGCAAAAGCGACATAGCCATTTCCGGCAAATCATTCACCGCAGAGATTGCGGAAAACAGTATTCATACATTTGTAGTGAAAAATTTTGTACAGCCGGCTGAGACTATCGGAAACAAACCAAAACCCGGCTTCTGGTACAGAATTACCCCGCAGCACAGCGGAAAGTGCATCGAAGTTAACGGAAGCAGCTCCGCAGACGGGGCAAATGTTGAGCAAAACAGTTTCTCCGGCGGTGAGAATCAGCAATGGAAACTGGAAGATGCAGAGGAAGGCTTCTTCCGCATAACACCCCGACACGCTCAGGATAAATGCCTTTCTGTGAAAAACCAGTCTGCCGGGAACGGTGCAAGCCTTCAGCAGTTATCCTACACAGGCCATACAAGCCAGAAATGGAGGCTTGTTCCCAGCGAGGATGGGAAATTCTCGCTCACAGCACAAAACAGCGAAAAGGCGATGGATGTAAGCTCAGTATCCTCAGATGATGGAGCTAATATAATTCAGTGGCCAGGGAGCGGGAATGATAATCAGCGTTTTGAATTCGCTGAAATTGAGCCTGTATGCAGCATATCCCCCGCTCAGGGCGATATAAACGAAGACTGCAAAGTAAATCTGGCAGATCTTGAGATTGCAGCTGAAAACTGGCTCTATGACTGCCTCGGCAGCGGTATGGAAGAAATGCTCGGAGCAGAATGCAGCGTAAATTTGGCTCATTTGGCAATCATAGCCGATAACTGGCAGATTACAGGCCTGCAGGATTAA